The following are encoded in a window of Ferribacterium limneticum genomic DNA:
- a CDS encoding MarR family winged helix-turn-helix transcriptional regulator — translation MKTALVRDKGTIITNNNNSEKQKSPPKFSVEENWDQKLGFLMHDVSRLRRIVFDEFMKPLGVTRSQWWVLAYLSRHDGMIQSDLANVLDLGKAALGGLIDRLEASGFLERRPDEKDRRVKRVHLSSKGNHIVKEMRTQSHEMSERVLADMDNNQRHLLAGLLQLVKTNLLTIKMENGIERHED, via the coding sequence TTGAAAACAGCACTTGTCAGGGACAAGGGGACGATCATCACAAACAACAATAACAGTGAGAAACAAAAATCCCCTCCGAAATTTTCTGTTGAAGAAAATTGGGATCAGAAACTTGGCTTTCTAATGCACGATGTTTCAAGGTTACGTCGTATTGTCTTCGACGAATTTATGAAACCTTTAGGGGTCACTCGCTCCCAATGGTGGGTGCTTGCCTACCTATCCCGTCATGATGGAATGATCCAGAGTGACTTGGCAAATGTTCTGGACTTAGGTAAGGCCGCGCTTGGTGGGCTTATCGACAGACTGGAAGCATCTGGATTTTTAGAACGTCGCCCAGATGAAAAAGATCGGCGTGTCAAACGAGTACACTTATCCAGCAAAGGCAACCACATCGTCAAGGAAATGCGGACTCAAAGCCATGAAATGAGCGAGCGTGTACTAGCGGACATGGACAACAATCAACGCCATTTGCTCGCAGGATTGCTGCAGCTGGTAAAAACAAATCTTCTTACGATCAAAATGGAAAATGGGATCGAGCGCCACGAGGACTAG
- a CDS encoding SDR family NAD(P)-dependent oxidoreductase produces the protein MIRTALVVGAAGGIGVEIVKQLLGEGYQVTATVLNDKEAAHLQAWAPGVGTTLKLDLSNADGVLEELKRLAIPSLDAVVVCAAIGPTGPVEISPLAVLRLAFEINTVAAAAIYQACMPSLRDAKGKLVLISSFAGKVGLPFLGHYVASKHALEGLADVMRREAKADGVEVIVIEPGGVKTPMVTGQLESVARDRAALSPEEALRFGQFYDGFLSVAKKSWDTMLDPSVVANTVIEALKSSTPQIRYPVGDDAKFLCEVARKTDPEIDAIVASFMGA, from the coding sequence ATGATTCGTACAGCATTGGTGGTTGGAGCTGCGGGCGGAATTGGAGTCGAGATTGTCAAGCAACTGCTTGGCGAGGGGTATCAGGTCACTGCCACCGTCCTTAATGACAAGGAAGCGGCACATTTACAGGCCTGGGCACCAGGTGTTGGCACAACCCTGAAACTGGATTTGAGCAATGCGGATGGCGTTCTGGAGGAACTGAAGCGTCTGGCTATTCCGTCTCTCGATGCCGTCGTGGTTTGCGCTGCAATCGGACCGACTGGTCCCGTGGAAATTTCGCCGCTTGCGGTCTTGCGCCTGGCATTCGAAATCAACACAGTGGCTGCCGCCGCTATCTACCAGGCCTGTATGCCGTCGCTCCGCGATGCCAAGGGAAAATTGGTATTGATCAGTTCTTTTGCGGGCAAGGTTGGCCTACCTTTCCTTGGCCACTACGTTGCTTCCAAGCATGCGCTTGAAGGTTTGGCAGATGTGATGCGGCGCGAAGCAAAGGCTGATGGAGTCGAGGTGATCGTAATCGAGCCAGGCGGCGTCAAGACGCCGATGGTGACTGGTCAATTGGAGAGCGTTGCGCGTGATCGCGCAGCTCTCTCACCGGAAGAAGCACTACGCTTCGGTCAATTTTATGATGGTTTCCTGTCCGTGGCCAAGAAATCCTGGGACACCATGCTCGATCCGTCCGTAGTTGCAAATACTGTAATCGAGGCGTTGAAGAGCAGTACGCCGCAGATTCGTTACCCGGTAGGTGATGACGCCAAGTTCCTGTGCGAAGTTGCCCGCAAAACCGATCCTGAAATCGACGCCATCGTGGCTAGCTTCATGGGTGCCTGA
- a CDS encoding NAD-dependent epimerase/dehydratase family protein, producing MKVLVFGATGYIGKHITRCLLANGHVVTGIVRNANSASALESMGAQVQVGDLNDAQQLAGFGTDHDAIIWVAQLMLEDELRVVGALLDNLVGTNKVFVFTSGTSLLSQRTDGNWSENTYTEDEVFPPRKQIAPRLEIENMVRSAAQQNIRAICVRPPFIWGNGGSKLIADLYHSAHKTGAVCYVGRGLNVYTNVHVDDLAELYRLVLEKGVPGALYHAVSGETCFRTIAECIARHLGVPTRSVTVGEAAEIWDKFMGPIVFSACSRTRSPRARAELGWKPSTEHLDILEDCTHPDYRRTMGERPLPAWVRAPQ from the coding sequence ATGAAAGTACTGGTATTCGGAGCCACCGGGTATATCGGCAAGCACATTACCCGCTGCTTGCTTGCGAACGGGCACGTTGTCACTGGCATAGTCAGAAACGCTAACAGCGCTTCGGCGCTGGAAAGCATGGGAGCCCAAGTTCAGGTGGGAGACCTCAATGATGCGCAGCAGCTGGCCGGATTCGGCACTGATCACGACGCCATCATATGGGTCGCACAGTTAATGCTTGAGGACGAACTGCGTGTCGTCGGCGCGCTGCTCGACAATCTCGTCGGCACCAACAAGGTTTTCGTGTTCACCAGCGGCACCAGTTTGCTGTCGCAACGCACCGACGGTAACTGGAGCGAGAATACCTATACTGAGGATGAAGTCTTTCCGCCGCGCAAGCAAATTGCCCCCCGCCTCGAGATCGAAAACATGGTGCGCTCCGCTGCCCAACAAAACATCAGGGCTATTTGCGTCCGCCCGCCGTTTATTTGGGGCAACGGTGGCAGCAAGCTGATCGCCGACCTCTACCATTCCGCACACAAAACTGGCGCCGTGTGTTACGTCGGCCGCGGGCTCAACGTCTATACGAACGTCCATGTCGACGATCTCGCGGAACTCTACCGGCTGGTACTGGAAAAGGGTGTTCCCGGAGCACTGTACCATGCTGTAAGCGGAGAAACGTGCTTCCGCACCATCGCCGAATGCATCGCCCGCCATCTGGGCGTGCCGACGCGCAGCGTCACGGTAGGAGAAGCGGCTGAGATCTGGGACAAATTCATGGGCCCCATCGTCTTCTCGGCCTGCAGCCGTACCCGCTCCCCGCGTGCCCGCGCCGAACTCGGCTGGAAACCGAGCACGGAGCATCTCGACATCCTCGAAGACTGCACCCATCCAGACTACCGACGGACCATGGGCGAGCGGCCCCTGCCTGCCTGGGTTCGCGCCCCACAGTAA
- a CDS encoding SDR family oxidoreductase gives MVSNRLQGKVAIVTGGASGIGAATVRRFRAEDAQVILTDVQDELGQRVADESGAFFMNLDVVDEIGWRNLMAETKRRFGRLDILFNNAGILGGGKSIGNMDLATWNRVLGVNQTGVMLGCQAAIGLMRNNPGGANGSIINTASTSSYAAIADDLAYCTSKSAVRILSKSVAIWCARQKLNIRCNSVHPGAIRTAIHDQTLAALPDPEVMLQVLNSMSPLSRMGTSEEVAALVAFLASDEASFITGAEYLIDGGTLASHPGV, from the coding sequence ATGGTTTCAAATCGCCTACAAGGCAAAGTAGCAATAGTCACCGGTGGTGCTTCTGGTATTGGGGCAGCGACTGTTCGGCGCTTCCGTGCTGAAGACGCCCAAGTGATCCTGACTGATGTGCAGGATGAACTCGGCCAGCGGGTTGCCGACGAGTCCGGGGCGTTTTTCATGAACCTTGATGTGGTCGACGAGATAGGTTGGCGTAATCTGATGGCCGAGACCAAGCGCCGCTTCGGTCGTCTAGACATCCTCTTCAACAACGCTGGCATACTAGGCGGCGGCAAATCCATCGGCAATATGGATCTGGCAACCTGGAACCGCGTCCTCGGCGTAAATCAGACTGGGGTCATGCTCGGCTGCCAAGCAGCAATTGGACTGATGCGCAACAATCCCGGCGGCGCCAACGGCTCCATCATCAACACCGCATCAACCTCTTCCTATGCGGCGATTGCCGACGATCTCGCCTATTGCACCAGCAAAAGCGCTGTGCGCATCCTGAGCAAATCGGTCGCCATATGGTGTGCCCGCCAGAAACTCAATATCCGCTGCAACTCGGTCCACCCCGGCGCCATCCGGACGGCGATCCACGACCAGACACTGGCCGCACTCCCTGATCCGGAAGTAATGCTTCAAGTACTCAACAGCATGTCGCCACTCAGTCGCATGGGTACGAGCGAAGAAGTGGCGGCTCTGGTTGCATTCCTCGCTTCTGACGAAGCCAGTTTCATCACCGGCGCCGAATATCTGATTGATGGCGGGACACTGGCTTCCCATCCCGGCGTTTAG
- a CDS encoding phytoene desaturase family protein, translated as MRDSTYDVVVVGGGSNTLTAAGYLAKVGKSVLVLEKNEVCGGGVVSMSPAPGFICDPHAMGMVTCMPNPVIANDELGLLSRFGLEFVRPDASFSTVFDDNAGLVTYVDLDKACEEIAKFSTRDAEVYRQFVLDCREYLPLILKGLYTPPLPFGGFVSLLEQSSKGRRLVTAMMESAFDVVDDLFESPELKMHILKWVAELMVGPEVRGTGIIPFLLMGIAHTFKAGMVIGGSQNMTRALVRCVEAYGGIIRTNAQVVKMNVSGGRVTGVTLKDGEIIKARDAVIGCIHPWDLDKFIEGIDPSVTEAASKVKLSSHGAINQQYALSEAPIWKAGSQFEPAMLVECLRRDRTMESMRVAFDEYRYGRMPLDHLSPLVGIQSRLDPTRAPAGKATMYLYHFAPLELQKGGLEGWDDIKEETADAIYDEMCKYTTNMDRSKIIARHVETPLDHHRHSASMRNGDIFGIGTFTSQFFGRRPTPELAQYRIPGIEGFYLCGPFMHPGGSVTLGGRATAMKMLMDWKIDLKKAFISL; from the coding sequence ATGAGAGATAGTACTTATGATGTGGTAGTTGTCGGCGGGGGAAGTAATACCCTGACTGCTGCGGGCTACTTGGCAAAAGTTGGCAAAAGCGTACTTGTGCTCGAGAAAAACGAGGTGTGTGGCGGCGGGGTCGTTTCAATGTCGCCAGCCCCCGGGTTTATCTGTGATCCTCATGCGATGGGAATGGTGACGTGTATGCCAAACCCTGTAATTGCCAACGATGAACTGGGGTTGCTGAGTCGATTCGGCTTGGAGTTTGTTCGTCCGGACGCCAGTTTTTCAACGGTTTTTGACGACAATGCCGGGTTGGTTACCTATGTTGATCTCGACAAGGCGTGTGAGGAAATCGCCAAGTTCTCGACGCGTGACGCCGAGGTATATCGGCAGTTTGTTCTCGATTGTCGAGAATATCTGCCGCTGATTCTCAAGGGGCTTTATACGCCCCCATTGCCGTTCGGCGGCTTTGTCTCCCTGCTTGAGCAGAGTTCAAAGGGGCGCCGGCTAGTTACCGCCATGATGGAAAGCGCGTTTGATGTTGTCGATGACTTGTTCGAGTCACCGGAACTGAAGATGCACATCCTGAAGTGGGTCGCTGAATTAATGGTCGGGCCAGAAGTAAGAGGGACGGGCATCATCCCATTCCTTCTTATGGGGATCGCCCATACTTTCAAGGCGGGCATGGTTATCGGCGGTAGCCAAAATATGACGCGGGCGTTGGTTCGTTGTGTCGAAGCTTACGGCGGTATCATCCGGACCAACGCTCAAGTTGTCAAAATGAACGTCTCTGGTGGCCGAGTTACCGGGGTCACCTTGAAGGATGGTGAAATTATCAAGGCGCGGGATGCGGTTATTGGATGCATCCACCCGTGGGATCTTGATAAGTTCATTGAAGGGATTGATCCTTCCGTCACCGAGGCGGCGAGCAAGGTTAAACTCAGTTCCCATGGGGCTATCAATCAACAATATGCCCTATCTGAAGCGCCGATCTGGAAGGCGGGGTCGCAATTCGAACCGGCCATGCTGGTTGAGTGTCTGCGCCGCGACCGAACTATGGAGTCGATGCGCGTAGCGTTCGACGAATATCGGTATGGCCGTATGCCGCTCGATCATCTTAGCCCGTTGGTTGGCATCCAAAGCCGACTCGATCCGACGCGTGCTCCCGCAGGCAAAGCGACCATGTACTTATATCATTTTGCCCCTCTGGAGTTGCAAAAGGGCGGGCTTGAGGGCTGGGACGATATCAAAGAGGAAACAGCGGACGCCATTTACGACGAGATGTGCAAATATACGACGAACATGGATCGTTCAAAGATCATTGCCCGCCATGTCGAAACGCCGCTGGATCACCATCGCCATTCCGCAAGCATGCGCAATGGCGATATCTTTGGGATCGGGACGTTTACCTCACAATTTTTCGGCCGTCGCCCGACCCCCGAACTGGCGCAATATCGCATTCCCGGCATCGAGGGCTTTTATTTGTGCGGGCCGTTCATGCACCCTGGCGGTAGTGTGACGCTTGGTGGTCGCGCCACGGCAATGAAAATGCTGATGGACTGGAAAATCGATCTCAAGAAGGCATTTATCTCTCTTTGA
- a CDS encoding ecdysteroid 22-kinase family protein produces MTHLIPEIQAAYERDQRLKTEAITADDLPLSFESITDRWLTAVLCHSVPGAKVIGHQLGPVDTGSSNRRRIEVEYNDAGVGAGLPWALFCKASHELANRIVLGVSGGAFTEGHFYNQIRPHLEIEAPRSFFAHFDPVSFNSMIMLGDLTSSVTEFCNHKTVMTLERARSQMRLLGKLHGISHSHPDIRAQLEHLPTWPDYFKNTEAFGMEAGSSNGFLAGEEVIPPRLYQRYEEIWPATMRSMELHSSWPNCLSHGDVHLKNWYVAGSGEMGLSDWQCATRGHWARDVAYTMSTALTVEDRRRWEKELIKYYLEEMHVAGGPKVSFNEGWNAYRQQLITALTWWTITLSPTKDMPDMQPRDITLEFIRRISTAMDDLDTLDAMDR; encoded by the coding sequence ATGACTCATCTGATTCCAGAAATCCAGGCAGCGTACGAGCGCGACCAACGTCTAAAGACGGAGGCGATTACGGCTGACGATCTGCCGCTGTCGTTCGAATCGATTACCGATCGCTGGCTGACGGCGGTGCTTTGCCATAGCGTGCCCGGTGCCAAGGTCATCGGACATCAGTTAGGACCAGTCGATACCGGATCATCGAACCGGCGCCGCATCGAGGTCGAATACAACGATGCCGGGGTTGGCGCCGGCCTGCCGTGGGCGCTGTTCTGCAAGGCTAGTCACGAGTTAGCCAATCGTATTGTCCTGGGGGTCTCCGGAGGGGCATTCACCGAAGGACATTTCTATAATCAGATTCGGCCGCACCTGGAAATCGAGGCTCCTCGCAGCTTTTTTGCCCATTTTGATCCGGTCAGTTTCAATTCCATGATCATGCTTGGCGATTTGACCAGCAGCGTAACCGAATTCTGCAATCATAAGACGGTCATGACGTTGGAGCGGGCGCGCAGCCAGATGCGTCTCCTCGGCAAGTTGCACGGGATCAGTCATTCGCATCCAGATATCCGGGCTCAACTTGAGCACCTTCCGACTTGGCCGGACTATTTCAAAAATACCGAAGCTTTCGGCATGGAAGCAGGATCTAGCAACGGTTTTCTGGCCGGCGAAGAGGTAATCCCGCCGCGCTTGTACCAGCGCTACGAGGAGATCTGGCCGGCAACTATGCGCAGCATGGAATTGCACTCAAGTTGGCCTAACTGCCTCTCTCACGGCGATGTGCATCTGAAGAACTGGTACGTGGCGGGCAGCGGCGAAATGGGTTTGAGCGATTGGCAATGCGCGACACGAGGCCACTGGGCGCGAGATGTCGCCTATACCATGTCGACCGCTTTGACAGTTGAGGATCGACGCCGCTGGGAAAAGGAACTGATCAAGTATTATCTTGAGGAGATGCATGTCGCCGGAGGGCCGAAGGTCAGCTTCAACGAAGGCTGGAATGCCTATCGCCAGCAATTGATCACCGCCCTGACTTGGTGGACCATCACTTTGTCGCCGACCAAAGATATGCCTGACATGCAGCCGAGGGACATCACCCTTGAGTTTATCCGTCGCATTTCGACGGCGATGGACGATCTGGATACCCTAGATGCGATGGATCGCTAG
- a CDS encoding long-chain-fatty-acid--CoA ligase: MSNVAQPIPYLDRMVWMADYPSQGATKFPNRQAIIADHGSLTYAELDRKTDQFVAFLDRNAIGPGSRIAYLGKNSELFFPVLFGCLRHNVVLVPINWRSAPGEIAFVLEDSASQLVIFDDEFGEILTQSMATMATTPPRTLITHTNAADSLCQVLNETAPFPMSAPRQYSDSWALLMYTSGTTGRPKGVMLSHKALSISRHLELDSPDWTDWTSDDVILSAMPNFHVGGMSWMLIGLLRSLTCVLTADPSPANLLRLAQTYEITRTFMVPTVIKALLEQITLTATSAPRLKTIFYGASTMNVALLKNCIEVFDCKFAQYFGMTENCGSVTFLPPSAHDITRPALLRSVGKALPGMTIEIRSPNGTSLPEGQAGEIWVQSPTLMSGYWNRPEDTKTALVDGWYRTGDGGYLDENGYLYLTDRIKDMIISGGENIYPVEVEQALREHPAVRDVVVVGIPDPVWGENVVAVVEWHPGQSATLEELRDHAGSRIARYKLPKILQSIAVLPRTSTGKLQRGEVRLNIKAMILATSRM, from the coding sequence ATGAGCAACGTAGCGCAGCCCATACCTTATCTCGACCGCATGGTTTGGATGGCAGACTACCCCTCCCAAGGCGCCACCAAATTCCCCAACCGGCAGGCCATCATTGCTGACCACGGCAGTTTGACTTATGCCGAACTGGATAGAAAAACAGATCAATTTGTCGCATTCCTTGACAGAAATGCAATCGGACCGGGTTCCCGTATTGCCTATCTTGGCAAGAATAGCGAACTCTTTTTCCCCGTTCTTTTTGGGTGTCTTCGCCATAACGTTGTACTCGTCCCGATCAACTGGCGTAGCGCCCCAGGGGAAATCGCCTTCGTGCTGGAGGACTCTGCCAGCCAACTAGTGATTTTCGACGACGAATTCGGAGAAATCCTGACCCAGTCAATGGCGACGATGGCGACGACCCCGCCACGAACCTTGATCACCCACACCAACGCAGCTGATTCACTTTGTCAGGTTCTCAACGAGACAGCCCCCTTCCCCATGTCTGCGCCTCGGCAATACTCGGATTCTTGGGCTCTTCTGATGTACACGAGTGGAACGACTGGCCGCCCGAAAGGAGTAATGCTTTCTCACAAAGCGCTGTCCATTTCGCGTCATCTCGAACTCGACTCACCGGATTGGACCGATTGGACAAGCGATGATGTAATCCTATCTGCCATGCCCAATTTTCATGTCGGCGGCATGTCATGGATGCTGATCGGCCTTCTGCGATCACTGACTTGTGTCCTGACCGCTGACCCGTCTCCAGCGAACCTCTTGCGCCTGGCGCAAACCTATGAAATCACCCGGACATTCATGGTACCGACCGTGATAAAGGCCTTACTCGAACAGATTACTCTCACCGCCACATCTGCACCGCGCCTGAAAACAATTTTCTACGGCGCATCGACAATGAATGTCGCCCTGCTAAAAAATTGCATTGAAGTATTTGATTGCAAGTTTGCACAGTACTTTGGCATGACAGAAAACTGCGGCTCTGTAACCTTCCTGCCGCCCAGTGCCCACGACATCACCCGCCCAGCCTTATTACGTTCTGTTGGAAAAGCGCTTCCTGGCATGACTATCGAGATACGGAGCCCGAATGGCACATCCCTTCCAGAGGGCCAGGCTGGAGAAATTTGGGTTCAATCTCCGACATTGATGAGTGGTTATTGGAATCGCCCTGAAGACACCAAAACGGCACTCGTTGACGGCTGGTATCGCACCGGAGACGGTGGCTATCTGGACGAAAACGGCTATCTATATCTAACTGACCGCATCAAAGACATGATCATTTCCGGCGGCGAGAATATCTACCCCGTGGAGGTCGAACAAGCTTTACGGGAACACCCGGCTGTCCGCGACGTAGTTGTCGTCGGCATCCCTGACCCAGTTTGGGGGGAAAACGTAGTAGCTGTTGTTGAATGGCATCCTGGGCAGTCGGCAACATTGGAAGAACTACGCGACCATGCAGGAAGTCGGATTGCTAGATATAAATTACCCAAAATTCTGCAATCCATCGCAGTATTACCACGGACTTCGACAGGTAAATTGCAGCGAGGAGAAGTACGCCTTAACATCAAAGCGATGATTCTGGCCACAAGTCGAATGTAA
- a CDS encoding protoporphyrinogen/coproporphyrinogen oxidase encodes MKITVIGAGLSGLSAALRLQQAGHEVVVIESNSHAGGRCKALRRDGFLIDTCPELAATSYRRWLALIDEVGLGGDVVKCPSVLSILQNGRLIDIDMGNLMSIAFTPALSWGAKFRFLRGAFCMRDKLRSVPQYLLDDISLEDPNNNAEAISLQAFGREVTENLIEPLLRPIGGVTLDMMSSLLLPYTLSDWTAMVSLRGGLDSLPKKVASMLDVRYQTTVHQVHSNTDNVTLDIVDANGTASPLVADKCLITVPYDQAEEMYRRFAEISGGYRQTMTFMRMLDVKLAYSKAPTSKAAMVMLSQKESPKINVISLSHNKAPDRAPAGHGLFSIFTEHNEYENMAAMSDEAVIAMVREQIEGLYPEVKGHFLFSYVARQKRTSYVPDSDFFHRTKKLWDAVGLEPRVHLGGDIFMFGGMEAAVASGERAAERLMRT; translated from the coding sequence ATGAAAATCACTGTGATCGGCGCCGGATTGTCTGGCCTTAGCGCTGCACTTCGCCTGCAACAGGCAGGCCATGAAGTGGTGGTCATCGAATCCAACAGCCACGCTGGCGGCCGCTGCAAGGCGTTGCGCCGGGATGGCTTCCTTATCGATACCTGCCCGGAACTGGCGGCCACCAGTTACCGTCGTTGGCTGGCCTTGATCGACGAAGTGGGCCTCGGCGGTGACGTGGTGAAATGTCCCTCCGTGTTGAGCATCCTGCAGAATGGACGCCTGATTGACATCGATATGGGCAACCTGATGTCCATTGCCTTCACCCCCGCCCTTTCCTGGGGTGCAAAATTCCGCTTCCTGCGCGGCGCCTTTTGCATGCGCGACAAACTGCGTTCGGTGCCGCAATATCTGCTTGACGACATCTCGCTCGAAGACCCGAACAACAACGCCGAAGCCATATCGCTGCAAGCCTTCGGCCGCGAAGTCACGGAAAACCTGATCGAGCCGCTGTTGCGCCCGATCGGTGGCGTTACGCTGGACATGATGTCCTCGCTGCTGTTGCCCTACACCCTGTCCGACTGGACGGCAATGGTCAGCCTGCGCGGCGGGCTCGACAGCCTGCCGAAGAAAGTGGCCTCCATGCTTGACGTCCGCTACCAGACCACCGTGCATCAGGTGCATTCCAACACCGACAACGTCACCCTCGACATCGTCGACGCCAATGGCACTGCCAGCCCCCTCGTTGCGGACAAATGCCTGATCACCGTGCCCTATGACCAGGCAGAAGAGATGTATCGGCGTTTCGCCGAAATCAGCGGCGGCTACCGACAGACAATGACGTTCATGCGTATGCTCGACGTCAAGCTCGCCTACAGCAAGGCACCAACAAGCAAGGCTGCGATGGTGATGCTGTCGCAAAAGGAAAGCCCGAAGATCAATGTGATCTCGCTGTCGCACAACAAGGCGCCGGATCGCGCCCCCGCCGGTCATGGCCTGTTCTCAATTTTCACCGAGCACAACGAATACGAAAACATGGCCGCCATGAGCGACGAAGCCGTGATCGCCATGGTACGCGAACAAATCGAAGGCTTGTATCCGGAAGTGAAGGGCCACTTCCTGTTCAGCTACGTTGCCCGCCAAAAACGTACCAGCTACGTCCCTGATTCAGATTTCTTCCACCGCACCAAGAAACTATGGGATGCGGTTGGCCTCGAGCCGCGAGTCCATCTGGGCGGTGACATCTTCATGTTCGGAGGAATGGAGGCAGCAGTCGCCTCCGGGGAACGCGCTGCCGAACGCCTGATGAGGACTTGA
- a CDS encoding AMP-binding protein, giving the protein MSDSGISQTYRELVDRSDRAAQALYRLGLQAGDTIAIFLENHLHYSEVCWAAKNSGIAYVCISTQLNFEDAAHVVLDSGAKLLVSSIAQSDIAVRIADNMPELLLIMLDGTQGRFLAYEALLNQESPIPLQNRHRGPSMLYSSGTTGRPKGIRTQWPDVPPETPPSRFHLLRQQYDFSPESVFINPGPFYHAGPLRFMMTVQRTGGTVIGFRKFDPASTLDTIGKYRVTHGLFVPTMFSRMLALPDDVRDHAQLGSIRFAIHAAAPCPVPVKELIFDWWGPVIYELYGGTESIGHTFITPEEWHSHKGSVGRAAAGCSIRILNEQGTDMPPGIPGKIYMANGNRFEYHNAPGHTTSAHLENDPSWASMGDIGYLDEDGYLYLTDRESFMIISGGVNIYPQEAENILRTHPAIADVAVIGVPNPDFGEEVKAIVQLSSAEFVHTGLEREIIEYCRSRLSSIKCPRSVAFVSNLPRSDMGKLLKHELKKIYWDGRDSQIV; this is encoded by the coding sequence ATGTCGGATAGCGGTATTTCTCAGACCTATCGAGAGCTAGTTGACCGATCTGATCGTGCCGCTCAAGCCCTTTACCGATTAGGCTTGCAAGCGGGGGACACAATCGCCATTTTCCTCGAGAATCATCTGCACTATTCTGAAGTTTGTTGGGCCGCCAAAAACTCTGGAATAGCCTACGTTTGCATCAGCACACAACTCAATTTTGAAGATGCTGCCCACGTCGTCCTGGACAGTGGCGCGAAGCTTCTGGTTTCCTCGATCGCCCAAAGCGACATCGCCGTTCGCATCGCGGATAACATGCCGGAACTTCTTCTGATCATGCTTGATGGAACACAAGGACGCTTCCTAGCATATGAGGCCTTACTAAATCAGGAGTCCCCCATTCCTTTACAGAATAGGCATCGCGGCCCGTCGATGCTCTATTCATCAGGAACCACAGGCCGCCCCAAAGGCATTCGGACACAATGGCCGGATGTTCCGCCCGAGACTCCGCCGTCCCGATTCCATTTACTGCGGCAGCAATACGACTTCTCCCCAGAAAGCGTTTTCATTAACCCCGGTCCGTTCTATCATGCCGGCCCCTTGCGCTTTATGATGACTGTGCAACGCACCGGTGGAACAGTGATCGGATTCAGAAAATTCGACCCAGCCTCTACGCTCGACACTATTGGGAAATACCGAGTCACCCACGGCCTTTTCGTCCCCACCATGTTCTCACGGATGCTTGCTCTCCCAGACGACGTTAGAGACCACGCACAGCTTGGCTCCATCCGTTTCGCCATTCATGCGGCAGCCCCTTGCCCGGTCCCTGTCAAGGAGTTGATCTTCGACTGGTGGGGGCCGGTTATCTACGAATTGTACGGAGGGACAGAGAGTATTGGCCACACCTTCATCACTCCGGAAGAATGGCATTCCCATAAAGGCTCCGTTGGTCGTGCGGCTGCAGGGTGTTCAATCAGAATCCTCAATGAGCAAGGTACTGACATGCCTCCCGGCATTCCCGGCAAAATTTACATGGCCAATGGAAATCGGTTCGAATACCACAACGCCCCCGGCCATACGACAAGCGCCCACCTAGAAAACGACCCCTCTTGGGCAAGCATGGGCGACATCGGCTACTTGGACGAAGATGGCTATCTGTATTTGACGGACCGCGAGTCGTTCATGATTATTTCCGGAGGAGTCAATATTTACCCCCAAGAAGCTGAGAACATTCTCCGCACCCATCCGGCGATTGCCGATGTAGCGGTAATCGGTGTTCCCAACCCGGACTTTGGGGAAGAAGTCAAAGCCATTGTCCAACTCAGCAGCGCCGAATTTGTCCACACCGGCCTGGAGCGTGAAATCATTGAATACTGCCGCTCACGGCTTAGTTCAATCAAATGTCCGCGTTCTGTCGCTTTCGTCAGCAACCTTCCCCGTAGCGATATGGGAAAACTGCTCAAGCATGAGTTGAAAAAAATCTACTGGGATGGACGTGACTCGCAGATAGTCTGA
- a CDS encoding MarR family winged helix-turn-helix transcriptional regulator — protein MVEENWDIRLGFLMHDVSRLRRIVFDDFVKPLGVTRSQWWILAYLSRHDGMIQTDLAAVLELGKASLGGLIDRLEASRLLERRADPVDRRVKRIYLSKDGQQLIKELRVKSHEMSELILKGLSEQDRLTLTNLLSHVKTNLLSMRSDVANEASD, from the coding sequence ATGGTTGAAGAAAACTGGGATATTCGTTTGGGATTTTTGATGCATGATGTCTCAAGACTTCGACGAATTGTCTTTGATGACTTTGTGAAACCTCTTGGTGTCACGCGTTCTCAGTGGTGGATTTTGGCCTATCTGTCTCGACACGATGGCATGATTCAAACTGACTTGGCGGCAGTTCTTGAACTTGGCAAGGCTTCGTTGGGGGGCCTGATCGACCGCTTGGAGGCATCTCGACTGCTAGAGCGGCGTGCCGACCCTGTTGATCGTAGGGTCAAACGGATATACCTATCAAAGGATGGCCAGCAGCTCATTAAAGAGCTAAGGGTCAAAAGTCACGAGATGAGCGAATTGATCCTAAAAGGGTTGTCTGAACAAGATCGATTGACACTTACAAATTTACTATCCCATGTAAAAACCAATCTGCTTTCGATGCGCAGTGATGTTGCCAACGAAGCATCTGATTGA